The sequence AAGCCTTTGAAAGTTATAGATTCTCTCATACACTTCTGGATATATAACAACATCATCATCCATGAATATAATGTGAGAAAATTCATCTTTTCTTTTTAAGACTTCTATAATTCCTCTAGTATATCCTCCACTACCACCTGCATTTTTATTGGGAATCACGTGTATTTGAGGATGGTCTAATTCCTTTAAAGTTCTACCATTGTCAATTATAAATATTTCAAACTTTTCCCCTAAAGCTGATTTATTGAATAAATATTTTTTTATAAGTTGCATATTTTTTTGTACATATGGTTCTCGTTTATATGTACAAATAGCTACTGCAATTTTTACATCTGAAGTTTGACTGGTGGTTATTTTTGTGGAAAAGCACCCACCTGTAAATAGACAATTATTTTCCAGTGCCTCAATTTCCACATACAATAATCCTGTATAGGGATGTATGGGTATTTCCTCAAACACGCATAATTCATCTAAAGCTTCAGCCGTTACAATCTTTTGATTGACTAACTTTGTAGATTGTGAGAAATAATCTATATTTAGGAGCTTAACTTTGAATGTTCCTTTTAGATTTAGATTGATACTTATGGCTTTTACATTGGTGTAATCTTTCCATTTTTGAACTGAAAAAGAATTAAAGTAAGTATCGAAACTTATGATCCCCCCTTTTTTGAGTTCTGCATAATTTTGTTCATAAGTTAAAATAACTTTAGAATTTTGACGTAAAAATAGGTTTTCGACAGTACATATATCAAGAGTTGGGAAAATTATATTTTGAATTTTCCCCGATGTTGTTAGGCTTTTATTACCCAACCTTGGCGATACAAGAAGATCTGTCACAGGTATTTACTCACTACTAATGATGGTAATTAAAAAATTAGATAGGATTGCCAGAAGACCCAGCGATCGCTGTATTTATGAGATAAGCCTCAACTACGCGATCTGCATCGCCTACCAACTTGACTTTGCCCTTATCCAACCAAATTGCTTGCTGACACGATTGTTTTACAAACTCCAGATCGTGGGAGACTACCAAAACAGTCGCATCAGCCTTCCAAAAATTCTCAATTCGCTGTCTGCACTTATCTTTAAAACTTTCATCACCCACAGATAGCACTTCATCAAGAATTAGAATATCCGGTTGCACATCAGTTGCGATCGCAAATCCCAAACGTGCTTCCATACCTGATGATAAAGCCTTCACGGGAACCAAAGCATAGTCTTTCAACTGGGCAAATTCTAAAATAGATGGCGTTCTATGGATCATTTCTTTCCGCGAAAACCCCAGCAATACTCCATAGAGTACGATGTTATCCATCACCGAAAGTTCTTTATCAAAACCCGCCCCCAACTCAATTAGAGGAGCAATCTTACCCCGCACCCGTACCCCCCCACTCGTTGGTCGCAAAATTCCACATATCACCTTCAGAAGCGTCGATTTACCAGCACCATTCGCCCCAATAATTCCCACCTTTTCTTGCGGGTTAACCACCAAATCAATCCGATCTAGCACTAACTTCTTTGCAGGCTTACGGTACTTACCCTCCAAAAAAGACAACACTGTTTTTTTCAGATCATAAGAAAACTCCTCTTGGGTCCTTCGCCAAAGCGAAACTTGGTCAAGCCGAATTACTTCCATTTACAGCAGATCCATAAATAAATGCCGCCACACGTG comes from Microcoleus sp. FACHB-831 and encodes:
- a CDS encoding ABC transporter ATP-binding protein, whose protein sequence is MLSFLEGKYRKPAKKLVLDRIDLVVNPQEKVGIIGANGAGKSTLLKVICGILRPTSGGVRVRGKIAPLIELGAGFDKELSVMDNIVLYGVLLGFSRKEMIHRTPSILEFAQLKDYALVPVKALSSGMEARLGFAIATDVQPDILILDEVLSVGDESFKDKCRQRIENFWKADATVLVVSHDLEFVKQSCQQAIWLDKGKVKLVGDADRVVEAYLINTAIAGSSGNPI